In Vitis riparia cultivar Riparia Gloire de Montpellier isolate 1030 chromosome 19, EGFV_Vit.rip_1.0, whole genome shotgun sequence, the following proteins share a genomic window:
- the LOC117908275 gene encoding F-box/LRR-repeat protein At4g14103-like has protein sequence MGSEYEESRDIISNLPDELLCHILSFLPTKFAVGTSILSKRWRYLWASVPILDFDDELWLNPSTLVELEERIIMFQNFVDGVLRHSEVSCIKKFRLGYRDNNLDSVYSWICIALERRVQELDLHLLIDWGVELPPVFFICKTLVVVKLSCALFLDIPTTVWLPSLKALHLKSVEYSDDDSIQKLLSGCPVLEELVIEREERDNQWVVNVSNPSLKILRIFFFTDGFAHPYEQEDQDYKVVVDAPNLEYLSITDYLSKDYFVKDLPSLVKAFIDVEQDSEEFEESPHNGGISYHGPIYELLGRISNVKCLSLTGVTLDSLSGTIGDYKLPTFHNMTRLEFLFIGGFNWDFLPNFLHSSPNLEALIIETGYTNELIPEGWLMPLQVPACLVLHLQEIEIRRIVGEDYELEAVEYLLKNAEVLQQMTIDCHESSMDQEFCVCKKLLGLPRGSRSCQLTILCSCGDTPFC, from the exons ATGGGTTCAGAGTATGAAGAAAGCAGAGATATAATCAGCAACCTACCAGATGAACTTCTTTGTCATATCCTTTCGTTTCTTCCCACCAAATTTGCTGTGGGAACTAGTATCCTATCAAAAAGATGGAGGTACCTTTGGGCTTCTGTCCCtattcttgattttgatgatgagttATGGCTGAATCCAAGTACGCTTGTTGAACTTGAAGAAAGAATAATTATGTTTCAGAATTTTGTGGATGGAGTATTGCGTCATAGCGAGGTCTCATGTATTAAAAAGTTCCGACTCGGTTACCGTGATAACAATCTGGACAGTGTTTATTCCTGGATCTGCATTGCACTTGAGCGCCGTGTTCAAGAGCTTGATCTCCACTTACTTATAGACTGGGGTGTTGAATTGCCACCTGTGTTTTTCATTTGCAAAACACTAGTGGTTGTGAAACTGTCGTGTGCACTTTTTCTTGATATTCCAACTACAGTTTGGCTTCCAAGTCTCAAGGCTCTCCATCTTAAGTCAGTTGAAtattcagatgatgactcaaTCCAGAAGCTTCTATCTGGCTGCCCAGTTCTGGAAGAACTAGTCATAGAGAGAGAAGAACGGGATAATCAGTGGGTTGTTAATGTTTCCAATCCCTCATTGAAAATTTTGcgcatattttttttcacagaTGGATTTGCACACCCATATGAACAAGAAGATCAGGACTATAAAGTTGTGGTTGATGCCCCAAATCTTGAATACCTTAGTATCACAGATTACTTGTCAAAGGActattttgtgaaagatttaCCTTCCTTGGTTAAAGCATTTATTGATGTTGAACAAGAtagtgaagaatttgaagaaagtCCACATAATGGTGGCATATCATATCATGGTCCTATTTATGAGCTTCTTGGAAGGATCTCAAATGTGAAGTGTCTATCACTAACTGGCGTAACTTTAGAT TCACTGAGTGGCACTATTGGTGACTATAAGCTCCCTACATTTCATAATATGACCCGCTTGGAGTTCTTGTTTATTGGCGGCTTCAACTGGGACTTCTTGCCCAACTTTCTTCATAGCTCACCTAATCTTGAAGCTCTTATCATTGAAACT GGTTATACAAATGAACTTATACCTGAAGGTTGGCTGATGCCGCTTCAAGTGCCCGCCTGTTTAGTATTGCATCTCCAGGAAATTGAAATTAGGAGGATTGTTGGAGAGGACTATGAGCTTGAAGCAGTGGAGTACCTATTGAAAAATGCAGAAGTTTTGCAGCAGATGACAATAGATTGTCATGAGTCGTCCATGGACCAAGAGTTTTGTGTTTGCAAGAAATTATTAGGACTTCCTAGGGGCTCACGAAGCTGTCAGCTTACAATTCTTTGCAGTTGTGGAGACACTCCTTTTTGCTAA